Proteins found in one Geomonas subterranea genomic segment:
- a CDS encoding c-type cytochrome — MRESFLVAATVLSLFCGCSKHEEAQAPAPKQSPARLELFGEELYNERCRDCHIVKDKGGVVGPELTHVGSKRDRTFLERVIREPGKVYPGTVMPPYDTFSKKQIDSLVDYLSGLK; from the coding sequence ATGCGAGAAAGCTTTCTTGTCGCAGCCACCGTCCTCTCGCTCTTTTGCGGCTGCTCAAAGCACGAGGAGGCGCAGGCACCCGCGCCGAAGCAGTCCCCGGCCCGGCTGGAGCTTTTCGGCGAGGAACTCTACAACGAACGCTGCCGGGACTGCCATATCGTGAAGGACAAGGGGGGTGTCGTCGGCCCCGAACTGACCCACGTCGGGAGCAAGCGCGACCGCACCTTCCTGGAGCGGGTGATCCGCGAGCCTGGGAAGGTCTATCCCGGCACCGTGATGCCTCCCTACGACACCTTTTCGAAGAAACAGATAGACTCGCTGGTCGACTACCTGAGCGGACTCAAGTAG
- a CDS encoding aldehyde ferredoxin oxidoreductase family protein yields the protein MFGWTGKLLHVDLTRGTCERREIPSEILHAYLGGRGLGVRLMRDYFRLGPFEPDMPLIFAVGPLCGTNSPTAARLACVSRSPLTGTIYDCSAGGRFAWRLKAAGLDALFITGKSPHPVVLCIDPVRDELHPAQSLWGKGVKETVAALKERGSVTAIGPAGENGVLFANIMMGEGNSIGRGGLGAVMGAKGLKAVTAQGDGVTGIADRERFDAARADVMRLFLASPVIFGELGIAEYGTPALVDLMAQRRMAPTENFRSTFFAGSGNYSGPAIRKECGARKEGCYGCPIQCKKASAAGEPLPEYETVNHFGALNGISDLHAIVRANTMCNELGLDTISAAATLSAFGEARGRFPDAAEVASLLADIAYRHDQGELLSLGSRRVGEVLGKPELSMSVKSLELPAYDPRGAYGMALAYVTSNRGGCHLRAYPISHEILRKPVPTDRFSFSGKARIIKIAEDVNAAVDSLVACKFAFFGATLEEYGELLSAVTGVEYGPESLKAIGERIYLTERFYNCGNGFDRSHDTLPRRFFEEAGSAGEGIDVPPIDRARFDEELQKYYRIRGLDEDGGFGDRDLLGELP from the coding sequence ATGTTCGGCTGGACCGGAAAGTTGCTGCATGTTGATCTCACCCGTGGCACCTGCGAACGCAGGGAGATCCCCTCAGAGATTCTGCACGCCTACCTGGGGGGGCGCGGGCTTGGCGTCCGGCTGATGCGTGACTACTTCCGCCTCGGCCCCTTCGAGCCTGACATGCCGCTCATCTTCGCGGTAGGCCCCCTGTGCGGCACCAATTCCCCTACGGCTGCGCGCCTCGCCTGCGTTTCGCGATCGCCGCTCACCGGCACCATCTACGACTGCTCGGCGGGGGGGCGCTTCGCGTGGCGCCTCAAGGCGGCCGGCCTCGACGCACTCTTCATCACCGGAAAGAGCCCCCACCCGGTCGTTCTTTGCATTGACCCGGTACGTGATGAACTGCATCCGGCCCAGTCGCTGTGGGGCAAGGGGGTGAAGGAGACGGTGGCGGCACTGAAGGAGCGGGGTTCCGTGACGGCCATAGGCCCCGCCGGCGAGAACGGCGTCCTCTTCGCCAACATCATGATGGGGGAGGGGAACTCGATCGGCCGCGGCGGCCTCGGTGCCGTCATGGGGGCCAAGGGGCTGAAAGCGGTCACGGCACAGGGTGACGGCGTGACCGGCATCGCCGACAGGGAGCGCTTCGATGCCGCCCGCGCCGATGTCATGCGCCTTTTCCTGGCCTCGCCGGTCATCTTCGGCGAGTTGGGCATCGCCGAGTACGGCACACCGGCCCTGGTCGACCTGATGGCGCAGCGGCGCATGGCTCCCACCGAGAACTTCCGCTCCACCTTCTTCGCCGGATCCGGCAACTACTCCGGTCCGGCCATCCGCAAGGAGTGCGGCGCAAGGAAGGAGGGGTGCTACGGCTGCCCCATCCAGTGCAAGAAAGCGAGCGCCGCCGGCGAGCCGCTGCCGGAATACGAAACGGTGAATCATTTCGGCGCGTTGAACGGCATCTCCGACCTGCATGCCATCGTCAGGGCCAACACGATGTGCAACGAGCTCGGCCTGGACACCATCTCCGCCGCGGCCACCCTGTCGGCCTTCGGCGAGGCGCGCGGACGTTTTCCGGATGCGGCCGAAGTGGCGAGCCTGCTCGCCGACATCGCCTACCGGCACGACCAGGGGGAGCTCCTGAGCCTCGGTTCGCGTCGCGTCGGCGAGGTCTTGGGGAAGCCGGAGCTGTCCATGAGCGTCAAGTCCCTAGAGCTTCCCGCCTACGACCCGCGCGGCGCCTACGGCATGGCGCTCGCCTATGTCACCTCGAACCGCGGCGGCTGTCATCTGCGCGCGTATCCCATCTCGCACGAGATACTGAGAAAGCCGGTCCCCACCGACCGCTTCTCCTTCTCGGGGAAGGCGAGGATCATCAAGATCGCGGAGGACGTCAACGCGGCGGTAGACTCGCTGGTCGCCTGCAAGTTCGCCTTCTTCGGCGCGACCCTCGAGGAGTACGGCGAGCTCCTCTCCGCGGTGACCGGCGTGGAGTACGGCCCGGAGTCGCTCAAGGCGATCGGCGAGCGGATCTACCTCACCGAGCGCTTCTACAACTGCGGCAACGGTTTCGACCGCAGTCACGACACGCTGCCGCGCCGGTTCTTCGAGGAGGCGGGAAGCGCCGGCGAGGGGATCGACGTCCCCCCCATCGACCGCGCCCGTTTCGACGAGGAGCTGCAGAAGTACTACCGTATCCGCGGACTCGACGAGGACGGAGGTTTCGGTGACCGCGACCTCCTCGGCGAGCTGCCCTGA
- the mazG gene encoding nucleoside triphosphate pyrophosphohydrolase, giving the protein MSTETTQDRFDRLMEIMRRLRAPGGCPWDAEQTHESLKRYLLEESYEVIEAIDARDQKLLKEELGDLMLQPVFHAAIAEESGTFTMDEVLDAINEKLVRRHPHVFGDQVIESSAAQVENWEKIKKSEKGDERKSALSGIPPHLPALMKAQKITEKAARVGFDWEHTDQVFAKVMEELHEFQEAMAAGDQQEMESELGDLLFAIVNLGRFLAIDPEEALRKTIQRFTRRFEHIEETLHGGGRKLQDASLEEMDLLWEEAKKLEKR; this is encoded by the coding sequence ATGTCCACTGAAACCACACAAGACCGCTTCGACCGCCTCATGGAGATCATGCGCAGGCTGCGCGCCCCCGGCGGGTGCCCCTGGGACGCGGAGCAGACCCACGAATCGCTCAAGCGCTACCTCCTGGAGGAGTCCTACGAGGTCATCGAGGCGATCGACGCCAGGGACCAGAAGCTTCTGAAGGAGGAGTTGGGGGACCTGATGCTGCAGCCGGTGTTCCACGCGGCCATAGCCGAGGAGAGCGGCACCTTCACCATGGACGAGGTGCTCGACGCCATCAACGAGAAACTGGTGCGCCGCCACCCCCACGTCTTCGGGGACCAGGTGATCGAGAGCAGCGCCGCGCAGGTGGAGAACTGGGAGAAGATCAAGAAGAGTGAAAAGGGAGACGAGCGCAAGTCGGCGCTCTCGGGTATCCCGCCGCACCTCCCCGCGCTCATGAAGGCGCAGAAGATCACCGAAAAGGCGGCGCGGGTCGGCTTCGACTGGGAGCATACGGACCAGGTCTTCGCCAAGGTGATGGAGGAACTGCACGAGTTCCAGGAGGCGATGGCCGCCGGCGACCAGCAGGAGATGGAGTCCGAACTGGGGGACCTCCTCTTCGCCATCGTGAACCTGGGGCGGTTCCTTGCCATCGACCCGGAGGAGGCCCTCAGAAAGACCATCCAGCGTTTCACCCGGCGCTTCGAACACATAGAGGAGACCCTGCATGGCGGTGGCCGGAAGCTGCAGGATGCCTCCCTGGAGGAGATGGATCTGCTCTGGGAAGAAGCGAAGAAACTGGAGAAACGTTGA
- a CDS encoding methylated-DNA--[protein]-cysteine S-methyltransferase — protein MRERSAATAWTMYETGAGYGVLAASEQGLVAHHLPYGTASAAGALELAATLYPLAKGESDLTAKGAALLRRYFAGERVAFELPLDLDGCTPFQKTVYRVVAAIPYGAVLSYREVAGACGSPNGARAIGGAMARNLLPVIIPCHRVVGASGVMTGFTAPGGTESKRGLLSMEGVGFDARGGVIRAKIG, from the coding sequence ATGAGAGAGAGGTCGGCCGCTACGGCGTGGACCATGTACGAAACCGGTGCCGGTTACGGGGTGCTGGCGGCGAGCGAGCAGGGTCTGGTTGCCCACCATCTCCCCTACGGCACGGCGTCCGCCGCCGGGGCCCTGGAGCTGGCGGCGACCCTGTACCCGCTGGCAAAAGGGGAGAGCGATCTGACCGCGAAAGGAGCGGCGCTGCTGCGGCGTTATTTCGCGGGTGAGAGGGTTGCTTTCGAGCTTCCCCTCGACCTCGATGGATGCACGCCCTTCCAGAAAACCGTCTACCGTGTGGTAGCCGCCATCCCTTACGGGGCCGTGCTCAGTTATCGGGAGGTCGCCGGGGCGTGCGGCTCCCCCAACGGGGCGAGGGCGATCGGAGGGGCCATGGCGAGAAACCTGCTCCCGGTCATCATCCCCTGCCACCGGGTGGTCGGGGCCAGCGGCGTCATGACCGGGTTCACCGCTCCAGGGGGGACGGAGTCCAAGCGCGGGCTGTTGTCGATGGAGGGGGTGGGTTTCGATGCCCGGGGGGGCGTGATACGGGCCAAAATCGGGTAG
- a CDS encoding succinate dehydrogenase cytochrome b subunit: protein MRILSSSVGRKILMSITGQLLIIFILIHLIGNSTIFFGPNGINAYAEHLHSLPPLVWAFRLFMLAAIAIHICYGVTLTLENRAANPGAYAVKRNLKASFASENMIWTGLLVLGFIMYHLLQFTIHGTPDVVVGLDSANRPDVFRMVVTSFGNALISLAYMFAMLMLFLHLSHGIPSFLQTMGWNNEKTIPAFGTGGKVISALLMLAYISIPAVILAGLLKL, encoded by the coding sequence ATGCGAATCTTATCTAGCTCTGTGGGAAGAAAGATCCTGATGTCCATCACGGGTCAGCTCCTGATCATCTTCATCCTGATACACCTGATCGGAAACTCCACCATCTTCTTTGGCCCCAACGGCATCAACGCCTATGCTGAGCACCTGCATAGCCTGCCGCCGCTGGTCTGGGCTTTCCGCCTGTTCATGCTGGCAGCCATCGCCATCCACATCTGCTACGGCGTCACGCTGACCCTGGAGAACAGGGCGGCCAACCCCGGCGCCTACGCCGTAAAAAGGAACCTGAAGGCGAGCTTCGCCTCCGAGAACATGATCTGGACCGGCCTTCTGGTGCTGGGCTTCATCATGTACCACCTGCTTCAGTTCACCATTCACGGCACCCCTGACGTGGTGGTCGGCCTCGATTCCGCCAACCGTCCCGACGTGTTCAGGATGGTCGTGACCAGCTTCGGCAACGCGCTGATCTCGCTGGCTTACATGTTCGCCATGCTGATGCTTTTCCTGCACCTCTCCCACGGCATCCCGAGCTTCCTGCAGACCATGGGGTGGAACAACGAGAAGACCATCCCGGCCTTCGGTACCGGCGGCAAGGTCATCTCCGCCCTCCTCATGCTTGCTTACATCTCGATTCCTGCGGTCATCCTGGCCGGCTTATTGAAACTTTAG
- the tgt gene encoding tRNA guanosine(34) transglycosylase Tgt: MIYKLLKKDPKSGARRGVVTTAHGEIQTPIFMPVATHAAMKAMTPAQVKETGAQIILSNTYHLHLHPGEALVQKAGGLHKFMCWDGPILTDSGGFQVFSLPKKRITEEGVFFRHEDTGEEIFLDPAKAVAIQEALGADIIMNFDECIPYPCDKAYAERSTEKTIRWAKQCIDAHSRENQYLFGIVQGSVFEDLRKRCAKALVKMDFPGYAIGGVSVGEGLELLKQVVGYTAPHLPEDKPRYLMGVGLPEDILESVERGIDMFDCVIPTRYARSATLFTNRGRIRLTNKNYRRDFYPVEPNCSCYTCRNFTRAYLHHLFTSNEVLSAILASIHNVHFYLNMMAEIRTSIEEGRFVEYKQQFLAAYLKGK; encoded by the coding sequence ATGATTTATAAACTGCTCAAGAAGGACCCGAAGTCCGGCGCCCGCCGCGGCGTAGTGACCACCGCCCACGGCGAGATCCAGACCCCCATTTTCATGCCGGTGGCCACCCACGCAGCCATGAAGGCGATGACGCCGGCCCAGGTCAAGGAGACCGGTGCCCAGATCATCCTTTCCAACACCTACCACCTGCACCTGCACCCGGGCGAGGCCCTGGTGCAGAAGGCGGGCGGCCTGCACAAGTTCATGTGCTGGGATGGCCCGATCCTCACCGACTCCGGCGGGTTCCAGGTTTTCTCGCTCCCGAAGAAACGGATCACCGAGGAGGGGGTCTTCTTCCGCCACGAGGACACCGGCGAGGAGATCTTCCTCGACCCCGCCAAGGCAGTCGCGATCCAGGAGGCCCTCGGCGCCGACATCATCATGAACTTCGACGAGTGCATCCCCTACCCCTGCGACAAGGCGTACGCGGAGCGCTCCACCGAGAAGACCATCCGCTGGGCCAAGCAGTGCATCGACGCCCACTCGCGCGAGAACCAGTACCTGTTCGGCATCGTGCAGGGAAGCGTGTTCGAGGACCTGAGGAAGCGCTGCGCCAAGGCCCTGGTCAAGATGGACTTCCCCGGCTACGCGATCGGCGGGGTTTCCGTGGGCGAGGGGCTGGAGCTTCTGAAGCAGGTCGTGGGGTACACCGCGCCGCATCTCCCCGAGGACAAGCCGCGCTACCTGATGGGGGTGGGGCTTCCGGAGGACATCCTGGAGAGCGTCGAGCGCGGCATCGACATGTTCGACTGCGTCATCCCGACCCGCTACGCAAGAAGCGCGACCCTCTTCACCAACCGCGGCCGCATCCGGCTCACCAACAAGAATTACCGGCGCGACTTCTACCCGGTGGAACCCAACTGCAGCTGCTACACCTGCCGCAACTTCACGAGGGCCTACCTGCACCACCTGTTCACGTCCAACGAGGTGCTCTCGGCGATCCTCGCCAGCATCCACAACGTGCACTTCTACCTGAACATGATGGCGGAGATCCGCACCTCGATCGAGGAGGGGCGCTTCGTGGAGTACAAGCAGCAGTTCCTTGCTGCCTATCTGAAGGGCAAATAG
- a CDS encoding class II aldolase/adducin family protein codes for MRDQISKYTGKLLADRSACADGIAFAAQDDALITAGAPDLAALAGGTLSRLNSLALVAARPSLPFADFLIARAGEGEECIVPQDTETRTFLHDIPFLRKKDLAGDPAPVLARLLGNRKGVIVEGIGIVAVGAITVEQAFINYSSVFHSTFVKYLQDLLADGFRLPGEREAFEAFRRQWLRPLFAEGLDFAGALSLDKNGILAEIERVGRYTVERGLVDSFFGNISVSAGELIYISQTAASLDELKGCIDPVPADNSSTTGITASSELLAHRKIYEQTGARVILHGHPKFSVVMSMLCDRKRECAIKDCWKECPHVRDLGGTPVVAGEIGAGGLAKRVPPVIGASGSAIVYGHGVFTLGRQGFGEAFAAMVDVENFCREEYFRQLDITKA; via the coding sequence ATGCGAGACCAGATCAGTAAATATACCGGCAAACTTCTTGCCGACCGCTCGGCCTGTGCCGACGGCATCGCCTTCGCGGCGCAGGACGACGCGCTCATCACGGCAGGCGCCCCCGACCTGGCCGCACTGGCGGGGGGGACGCTGTCGCGTCTGAACTCCCTCGCTCTGGTGGCCGCGCGCCCGTCGCTTCCCTTCGCGGACTTCCTGATCGCCCGGGCCGGGGAGGGGGAGGAGTGCATCGTCCCCCAGGACACCGAGACGCGGACCTTCCTGCACGACATCCCCTTCCTGCGTAAAAAAGATCTCGCAGGCGACCCCGCCCCCGTCCTGGCCAGGCTCCTGGGCAACAGGAAAGGGGTCATCGTCGAAGGGATCGGGATCGTCGCCGTCGGCGCCATCACCGTGGAGCAGGCCTTCATCAACTACTCCTCGGTGTTCCATTCCACCTTCGTGAAATACCTGCAGGATCTGCTTGCCGACGGCTTCCGCCTGCCGGGGGAGCGTGAAGCCTTCGAGGCCTTCCGGCGGCAATGGCTGAGGCCGCTCTTCGCCGAGGGGCTGGATTTCGCGGGTGCCCTCTCCCTGGACAAGAACGGCATCCTTGCCGAGATCGAGCGGGTGGGGCGCTACACCGTGGAGCGCGGGCTGGTGGATTCCTTCTTTGGCAACATCTCGGTGTCGGCGGGTGAGTTGATCTACATCTCCCAGACCGCCGCGAGCCTGGACGAGCTGAAAGGGTGCATCGACCCGGTTCCGGCCGACAACTCGTCCACCACCGGGATCACCGCCTCCAGCGAGCTTCTGGCGCACCGGAAGATCTACGAGCAGACCGGCGCCCGCGTCATCCTGCACGGCCATCCGAAGTTTTCCGTGGTGATGAGCATGCTTTGCGATCGCAAGCGGGAGTGCGCCATCAAGGACTGCTGGAAGGAGTGCCCCCACGTGCGGGATCTGGGGGGAACCCCGGTGGTCGCCGGCGAGATCGGGGCCGGCGGACTCGCCAAGCGCGTGCCCCCCGTGATCGGCGCCAGCGGTTCCGCCATCGTCTACGGCCACGGCGTCTTCACGCTGGGGCGGCAAGGGTTCGGCGAGGCCTTCGCCGCCATGGTCGATGTGGAAAATTTCTGCCGGGAGGAGTACTTCCGGCAGCTTGATATCACAAAGGCTTAA
- the murJ gene encoding murein biosynthesis integral membrane protein MurJ, whose protein sequence is MSEKKNIARAAGVLGAATMLSRIMGMIRDMVVSRLFGAGLYTDAFFAAFQIPNMLRRFFAEGALTSAFVPTFSEWHTQKGEEETRALANVCFTALTIVMAVITIAGIIFSPQIVHLMFPGFTSNPEKLSVTILLNRLMFPYIFFVSLVALCMGILNTLRHFFTPAISTVFLNISMILCALLLNHRFQVPIVSLAVGVLIGGVLQLALQLPVLYRKGFPVRPNFDFGHPALKRITLLMGPSVFGVGVYYLNIAVGSILASLLPEGSVSYLYYAQRLFEFPQGIFTVSVAQAVLPSMSRQAAAGDMDALKESLSYGVRLTLFITIPAMVGLMFCATPIFSLLFMGGAFDYAKAVNCGTALLYYSVGLTFVALVRVLVPAFYALKDTRTPVVIAFAAFLLNLLFSLMLMGPMKHGGLALASSLSALGNMMLLLWFLRRKIGPFGGRAIAVAGVKGMMASVPMALVVYWIMRLIDWSPAGRRLLKGGVLGGGVLAGMAIFLVSAHLLRCEEAGDVIGLAKRKLLKK, encoded by the coding sequence TTGTCTGAAAAGAAGAACATAGCCCGCGCCGCTGGCGTTTTGGGCGCGGCCACCATGCTCTCCCGCATCATGGGGATGATCCGCGACATGGTGGTCTCCCGCCTCTTCGGCGCCGGCCTCTACACGGACGCCTTCTTCGCCGCGTTCCAGATCCCCAACATGCTGCGCCGCTTCTTCGCCGAGGGGGCGCTCACCTCCGCCTTCGTCCCCACCTTCTCGGAATGGCACACCCAGAAGGGGGAGGAGGAGACCCGCGCGCTGGCGAACGTCTGCTTCACCGCGCTCACCATCGTGATGGCCGTCATCACCATCGCCGGCATCATCTTCTCGCCGCAGATAGTCCACCTCATGTTCCCGGGGTTCACCTCCAACCCGGAAAAACTTTCGGTCACCATCTTGCTGAACCGGCTCATGTTCCCCTACATCTTCTTCGTGAGCCTGGTCGCCCTGTGTATGGGAATACTGAACACCTTGCGCCACTTCTTCACGCCGGCGATCTCCACGGTGTTCCTGAACATCTCCATGATCCTGTGCGCGCTGCTGCTTAACCACCGGTTCCAGGTTCCCATCGTCTCGCTGGCGGTGGGCGTGCTGATCGGCGGGGTGCTGCAACTGGCGCTGCAACTCCCGGTGCTTTACCGGAAGGGCTTTCCGGTGAGGCCCAACTTCGACTTCGGGCATCCCGCGCTGAAAAGGATCACGCTGCTCATGGGGCCGTCCGTGTTCGGTGTCGGTGTTTACTACCTCAACATCGCCGTCGGTTCCATCCTGGCGTCGCTCCTTCCCGAGGGGAGCGTCTCCTACCTTTATTACGCTCAGCGGCTCTTCGAGTTCCCGCAGGGGATCTTCACGGTTTCGGTTGCGCAGGCGGTCCTTCCGTCGATGAGCCGCCAGGCGGCCGCTGGGGACATGGACGCGCTCAAGGAATCCCTCTCCTACGGCGTCCGGCTTACCCTGTTCATCACCATTCCCGCCATGGTGGGGCTCATGTTCTGCGCCACGCCGATTTTCTCCCTGCTGTTCATGGGGGGCGCCTTTGACTACGCCAAGGCGGTCAACTGCGGCACCGCGCTCCTTTACTACTCGGTGGGGCTGACATTCGTGGCGCTGGTGCGCGTGCTGGTCCCGGCCTTCTACGCGCTCAAGGACACCAGGACACCGGTCGTCATCGCCTTCGCCGCTTTCCTGCTCAACCTGTTGTTCAGCCTGATGCTGATGGGGCCTATGAAGCACGGCGGGCTCGCGCTGGCCTCGTCCCTTTCCGCGCTGGGCAACATGATGCTCCTGCTCTGGTTCTTGAGAAGGAAGATCGGCCCCTTCGGGGGGCGGGCCATTGCCGTCGCCGGGGTGAAAGGGATGATGGCCTCCGTCCCGATGGCGCTGGTGGTGTACTGGATCATGCGGCTCATCGACTGGTCCCCGGCCGGCAGGCGTCTGCTCAAGGGAGGCGTGCTGGGGGGCGGGGTGCTGGCGGGCATGGCCATCTTTCTCGTGTCGGCGCACCTGCTGCGCTGCGAGGAGGCCGGTGACGTGATCGGGCTGGCGAAGAGAAAGCTGCTCAAAAAATAG
- a CDS encoding fumarate reductase/succinate dehydrogenase flavoprotein subunit yields the protein MILDGKCPKGPIQTSWDRHRFDLKLVNPANKRKYKVLVVGTGLAGGAAAATLGELGYNVEAFCYQDSARRAHSIAAQGGINAAKNYPNDGDSIYRLFYDTIKGGDFRAREADVWRLAQVSNNIIDQCVAQGVPFARDYAGYLDNRSFGGAQVSRTFYARGQTGQQLLLGAYSALSRQVKAGTVKLFARTEMLDLVVVDGEAKGITVRDLITGEIRTHVGDAVVLATGGYVNVFYLSTNAMGCSVTANWRAHKKGAFFANPCYTQIHPTCIPQHGEHQSKLTLMSESLRNDGRCWAPKKKGDNRHPNDIPEEERDYYLERKYPSFGNLAPRDIASRAAKEQCDDGRGVGPGGRGVNLDFSDAIKRVGEHTIRERYGNLFEMYEKITDENAYKQPMRMYPAPHYSMGGLWVDYNCESNVPGLFVLGEANFSVHGANRLGASALMQGLADGYFVIPYTIANYLAKTKPGAVKADHPECKKSVEDVKSYNNRLLNINGKKTVSEFHRELGKIMWENVGMARSEESLKDAIKRIPVLREEFWKNVKVTGKGEELNQQLENAGRVADFLEFGELMAKDALHRNESCGGHFRTEHQMPDGEAKRDDENYCYVGAWEFKGVDKEPELHKEPLTFENVHLAVRSYK from the coding sequence GTGATACTCGACGGAAAATGTCCGAAAGGACCGATTCAGACCTCGTGGGACAGGCACCGCTTCGACCTGAAGCTGGTTAACCCCGCTAACAAACGTAAGTACAAAGTCCTCGTTGTCGGCACCGGCCTGGCCGGTGGCGCAGCCGCAGCCACCCTGGGCGAGCTCGGCTACAACGTCGAAGCCTTCTGCTACCAGGACAGCGCACGCCGGGCCCACTCCATCGCGGCGCAGGGCGGCATCAACGCCGCGAAAAACTACCCCAACGACGGCGACAGCATCTACCGCCTGTTCTACGACACCATCAAGGGTGGCGACTTCCGTGCCCGTGAGGCTGACGTCTGGCGTCTGGCCCAGGTGTCCAACAACATCATCGACCAGTGCGTGGCCCAGGGCGTTCCGTTTGCCCGCGACTACGCCGGCTACCTGGACAACCGCTCCTTCGGCGGCGCCCAGGTTTCCCGTACCTTCTACGCCCGCGGCCAAACGGGGCAGCAGCTCCTCCTGGGCGCCTACTCGGCCCTCTCCCGCCAGGTGAAAGCCGGTACCGTCAAGCTCTTCGCCCGCACCGAGATGCTCGACCTCGTGGTGGTCGACGGCGAGGCCAAAGGGATCACCGTCCGCGACCTGATCACCGGCGAGATCCGCACCCACGTGGGCGACGCTGTCGTTCTCGCCACCGGCGGCTACGTGAACGTGTTCTACCTCTCCACCAACGCGATGGGCTGCTCGGTTACCGCCAACTGGCGTGCCCACAAAAAGGGCGCCTTCTTCGCGAACCCCTGCTACACCCAGATCCACCCGACCTGCATCCCGCAGCACGGCGAGCACCAGTCCAAGCTGACCCTCATGTCCGAGTCGCTCAGGAACGACGGCCGCTGCTGGGCTCCGAAGAAAAAAGGTGACAACCGTCACCCCAACGACATCCCCGAAGAAGAGCGCGACTACTACCTGGAGCGGAAGTACCCCTCCTTCGGTAACCTCGCTCCCCGCGACATCGCCTCCCGCGCGGCCAAAGAGCAGTGCGACGACGGGCGCGGCGTCGGCCCCGGCGGCCGCGGCGTGAACCTCGACTTCTCCGACGCCATCAAGCGCGTCGGCGAGCACACCATCCGCGAGCGCTACGGCAACCTCTTCGAGATGTACGAGAAGATCACCGACGAGAACGCCTACAAGCAGCCGATGCGCATGTACCCGGCACCGCACTACTCCATGGGCGGCCTCTGGGTCGACTACAACTGCGAGAGCAACGTCCCGGGCCTCTTCGTCCTGGGCGAGGCGAACTTCTCCGTTCACGGCGCGAACCGCCTGGGCGCTTCCGCGCTGATGCAGGGCCTGGCCGACGGCTACTTCGTCATCCCCTACACCATCGCGAATTACCTCGCGAAGACCAAGCCGGGCGCCGTCAAGGCGGACCACCCCGAGTGCAAGAAGTCGGTAGAGGACGTGAAGTCCTACAACAACCGCCTCTTGAACATCAACGGCAAGAAGACCGTTTCCGAGTTCCACCGCGAACTGGGCAAGATCATGTGGGAAAACGTCGGCATGGCCAGGAGCGAAGAGAGCCTCAAGGACGCCATCAAGCGTATCCCGGTCCTGCGCGAGGAGTTCTGGAAGAACGTCAAGGTCACCGGCAAGGGCGAGGAGCTGAACCAGCAGCTGGAGAACGCCGGCCGCGTGGCGGACTTCCTCGAGTTCGGCGAGCTGATGGCGAAGGACGCCCTGCACAGGAACGAGTCCTGCGGCGGCCACTTCCGCACCGAGCACCAGATGCCGGACGGCGAGGCCAAGCGCGACGACGAGAACTACTGCTACGTTGGAGCCTGGGAGTTCAAAGGTGTCGACAAGGAGCCCGAACTGCACAAGGAGCCGTTGACGTTCGAGAACGTTCATCTGGCGGTAAGGAGTTATAAATAA